One segment of Pseudanabaena sp. FACHB-2040 DNA contains the following:
- a CDS encoding glycosyltransferase family 61 protein gives MKRKQLSRLFHRIKITSGQLSYPFFDALYRFRMGSASRLRQVLLSPQASPDCKSSLLLYPTPLSIREPEYFAPGPIEKEYLKKFRVPRRGGERVTCPAGVISARDVNVSLPVGMHLCNGRVFDEALLDPVLLTNPKYVLDLEKISFKKKIRITEPVVFLSMPWHHNLYHWLIEILPRLFLYDQSTDINHLRIVMPSSVPGFIRDSLALAGYLDKILFLDDGVYQFEELHLLSRLSPSSMPSPIAIKWLNENLAEPKSSRKRRTYVSRADAKYRFVTNELEVQELLSEFGFETVVLSEYTLEEKIQIFRESEMVLGSSGAGFSGIAFMEPGSLFLEFFSEGHYADCFYNMANLKNLKYGFLVGKKDGLGFSVDTSQLRMVVEQAVRDGLVSEASQEASL, from the coding sequence ATGAAAAGAAAACAGTTATCGCGCTTGTTTCACCGGATAAAAATTACTTCTGGACAGCTTTCTTATCCTTTTTTTGATGCCCTGTATAGATTTCGAATGGGCTCTGCTTCAAGGCTGCGTCAAGTTCTCTTAAGTCCACAGGCATCACCTGACTGCAAAAGCTCACTCTTGCTTTATCCAACTCCTCTGTCAATTCGCGAGCCGGAATACTTTGCACCTGGCCCGATAGAAAAAGAGTATTTAAAGAAGTTTAGGGTTCCTAGACGGGGTGGAGAGAGAGTTACTTGCCCGGCAGGAGTTATATCTGCTAGGGATGTAAATGTATCTCTGCCAGTAGGAATGCATCTGTGCAACGGCAGGGTGTTTGATGAAGCTCTTCTCGATCCAGTATTGCTGACTAACCCGAAGTATGTTCTTGATCTGGAAAAAATATCCTTCAAAAAGAAGATAAGGATTACTGAGCCAGTCGTCTTTCTATCTATGCCCTGGCACCACAATCTTTATCACTGGCTCATCGAGATCCTTCCTAGGCTGTTCTTATATGACCAATCCACAGACATTAACCATTTGCGGATTGTCATGCCCAGCTCGGTTCCAGGATTTATCAGAGATAGCCTTGCATTAGCAGGATATCTCGACAAGATTCTGTTTTTAGATGACGGAGTTTATCAATTTGAGGAACTGCATCTTTTAAGTAGACTCTCTCCATCTAGTATGCCTTCGCCCATTGCAATTAAATGGCTTAATGAAAATCTAGCTGAACCAAAAAGTTCTCGGAAGAGACGAACTTATGTTTCACGCGCAGATGCAAAATATCGCTTTGTTACCAATGAATTAGAAGTTCAGGAACTGTTATCTGAATTTGGGTTTGAGACCGTTGTATTGAGCGAATATACGCTTGAAGAAAAAATCCAAATTTTCCGGGAATCCGAGATGGTGCTAGGCAGTTCAGGAGCAGGTTTTTCGGGAATTGCCTTTATGGAACCAGGATCACTGTTCCTAGAGTTCTTTTCAGAAGGGCACTATGCTGACTGTTTTTACAATATGGCCAACCTAAAGAACCTAAAATATGGATTTTTAGTAGGCAAGAAGGATGGTCTTGGATTCTCTGTAGATACATCGCAACTGAGGATGGTTGTGGAGCAGGCTGTCAGGGATGGTCTTGTGAGTGAAGCTAGCCAAGAAGCGTCTCTTTAG
- a CDS encoding glycosyltransferase family A protein, which produces MANNCQPRVFIGMPVYNGEKHIRETIDSILSQTFTDFQLLISDNGSTDQTGEICREYAERDERVVYCRQKENLGMAGNFNYVVQPNGADYFKWAAHDDTLEPDYLLKCVELLDSNPSLAMAHCLTNRISDDSTWLEIYKDLGLSSSRVSERFWRVLWTVNIYEIYGVIRSEAIEKTRPVGTFFGSERNRLAEVLLQGDIGYLKEALFSRRDHESSLTALHLDSKENDNFTAMQEAHAPKAKMSSIQVAVLKLNEYFESIFRFPMPWSERISCVGILLEWSVRRLLEGSSEKYRVKLYSTAESMMKIPEPSKLSA; this is translated from the coding sequence ATGGCAAACAATTGTCAGCCACGCGTTTTCATCGGGATGCCAGTTTACAATGGCGAGAAGCATATTCGTGAAACCATTGATTCGATCCTTAGTCAAACTTTTACAGATTTCCAGCTGCTAATTAGTGACAACGGATCGACTGATCAGACGGGTGAAATTTGCCGCGAGTATGCGGAACGCGATGAGCGTGTGGTTTATTGCCGCCAGAAGGAGAATCTGGGAATGGCAGGCAATTTCAATTATGTTGTACAGCCAAATGGCGCTGATTACTTCAAGTGGGCAGCACACGACGATACTCTAGAACCAGATTATCTACTTAAATGTGTTGAACTGCTTGACAGCAATCCATCCTTAGCGATGGCTCACTGTCTTACTAACAGAATCAGCGATGACAGTACTTGGCTAGAAATCTATAAGGATTTAGGCCTGAGTAGTTCTCGCGTTAGCGAACGCTTCTGGCGGGTTTTATGGACAGTTAATATCTATGAGATTTACGGTGTCATTCGGTCTGAGGCGATTGAAAAGACCAGACCTGTTGGCACGTTCTTTGGTTCTGAGAGAAATCGCCTAGCCGAAGTTCTCCTACAGGGCGATATTGGTTACTTGAAAGAAGCTCTGTTTTCCCGGCGTGATCATGAGAGCTCTTTAACTGCTCTACACCTTGATTCTAAGGAGAATGACAACTTCACTGCTATGCAGGAAGCTCATGCTCCAAAGGCAAAAATGTCTAGTATCCAAGTAGCTGTTCTTAAGCTCAACGAGTATTTTGAATCAATCTTTAGATTCCCCATGCCCTGGTCGGAGCGTATTTCCTGTGTGGGCATTCTCCTAGAGTGGAGCGTCAGGAGACTATTGGAAGGGTCTTCTGAAAAGTATCGGGTCAAGCTCTACTCCACAGCTGAAAGCATGATGAAGATTCCTGAGCCTAGCAAATTGAGCGCCTAA
- the epsE gene encoding exopolysaccharide biosynthesis GT4 family glycosyltransferase EpsE: MKTQEKVVRAEDSLEGAARLRSPSRSADKRIGYLIPEFPGQTHNFFWRESQALKEIGLETVLISTRKPPKEIMSASWAEQAQKRTTYLLPLSWSEIIQVLTVVLSAGPRAWLMCTKMVLDASDMTSRQKLRLILLIPFAAKLVWLSQEQDWSHIHVHSCADAANIAMLATSLSKSRLTYSLTLHNPLCVYGPNQAQKWGFSKFAVVITQKIYQEVVSSLRNCLPQKIEVCPMGVDLASFRRDLTYAPYDGSDAFRVFSCGRLNPCKGYEYLIRSISLLRSQGLNVRLEIAGEDEQGGAGYRQELERLIGDLDLQDSVTLLGAVSEEAVKQGLKKAHVFVLASLEEPLGVATMEAMAMNVPVVVTNGGGVSELVDDGQNGILVPPENSDAIAQALLRISKNQRLAIELGQAAREKVVQSFSYRRSAQAIASMLEQA; encoded by the coding sequence ATGAAAACTCAAGAGAAAGTAGTTCGAGCTGAAGATTCCCTAGAAGGTGCCGCTCGTCTTCGTTCACCTAGTAGGTCTGCTGATAAAAGAATAGGCTATTTAATCCCTGAGTTTCCGGGTCAGACACATAACTTCTTCTGGCGGGAATCCCAGGCGCTCAAGGAAATTGGCCTAGAAACTGTTTTAATTTCAACCCGTAAGCCTCCTAAGGAAATCATGTCGGCTAGCTGGGCTGAACAGGCTCAGAAAAGGACAACTTATTTACTTCCTCTCTCCTGGTCAGAAATTATTCAGGTGTTGACCGTTGTCTTGTCTGCTGGCCCAAGGGCATGGTTGATGTGCACCAAGATGGTGCTTGATGCGTCTGATATGACTTCTCGGCAGAAGCTGCGGTTAATTTTGCTCATTCCCTTCGCTGCTAAGCTGGTGTGGCTTAGCCAAGAGCAGGATTGGTCGCACATTCACGTTCACTCCTGCGCGGATGCTGCCAATATCGCGATGCTCGCAACCTCTCTATCGAAGTCAAGGCTGACCTATAGCTTGACGCTTCACAACCCGCTTTGTGTGTATGGCCCAAATCAAGCCCAGAAGTGGGGCTTTTCAAAGTTTGCGGTTGTGATTACCCAGAAAATTTATCAGGAAGTGGTCAGTAGCCTTAGGAACTGTTTACCTCAAAAGATTGAGGTCTGTCCTATGGGAGTAGATCTGGCTAGTTTTAGAAGGGACTTAACGTATGCTCCCTACGATGGCTCCGATGCATTTCGTGTGTTTAGCTGTGGCCGATTGAATCCCTGCAAGGGATATGAGTACCTCATTCGTTCAATTAGTCTTCTCCGCAGCCAAGGACTGAATGTCAGGTTGGAGATTGCAGGAGAAGATGAGCAAGGAGGAGCTGGCTATCGACAGGAACTGGAAAGGCTGATTGGTGATCTGGATTTGCAGGACAGCGTCACCTTACTAGGCGCTGTTTCTGAAGAGGCTGTTAAACAGGGTCTCAAGAAAGCTCATGTTTTTGTCTTGGCTAGTTTGGAAGAGCCCCTTGGCGTTGCCACTATGGAAGCCATGGCCATGAATGTGCCTGTCGTAGTTACCAATGGTGGCGGTGTATCAGAGTTGGTAGACGATGGGCAGAATGGCATTTTAGTGCCTCCTGAAAATTCAGATGCGATCGCACAAGCCCTCCTCCGAATCTCGAAGAATCAAAGACTGGCGATTGAGCTAGGCCAGGCCGCCCGAGAAAAGGTGGTTCAGTCTTTTAGCTATCGCAGAAGTGCTCAGGCTATTGCTTCTATGCTCGAACAAGCCTAG
- the acnA gene encoding aconitate hydratase AcnA, whose translation MNSFNAKTTLTVADKTYTVYSLPEAAKTLGDVSRLPYSLKVLLENLLRYEDGRTVSADDVRAIATWLQTRTSDREIAYRPARVLMQDFTGVPAVVDLAAMRDAIVNLGGDPNKINPLSPVDLVIDHSVMVDSFGSANAFQSNVQMEFQRNHERYAFLRWGQRAFDNFRVVPPGTGICHQVNLEYLAQVVWTKEENGETVAYPDTLVGTDSHTTMVNGLSVLGWGVGGIEAEAAMLGQPISMLIPEVVGFKLTGQLPEGATATDLVLTVVQMLRRKGVVGKFVEFYGEGLAHLTLADRATISNMAPEYGATCGFFPVDEETIRYLEFSGREPERVALVEAYAKAQGLWRYSNMPDPVFTDSLELDLGTVEPSLAGPKRPQDRVLLSDLAVQFKEKDFTSFSSLPYSEKRSAPVPDASYDLTDGAVVIAAITSCTNTSNPSVMIGAGLVARKAREKGLTVKPWVKTSLAPGSQVVSDYLQKAGLQEDLDALGFNLVGYGCTTCIGNSGPLPDPIVSAINEKDLVVGAVLSGNRNFEGRVSPHTKANYLASPPLVVAYAIAGNLAIDLKNDPIGQDSSGSPVYLKDIWPSTEEIKSVMAEALTPEMFRSRYGNVFDGTPAWQQIGTADSQTYTWEGSSTYVQNPPYFEGMSSEVNGHSFADIEGARPLAILGDSITTDHISPAGSIKTDSPAGSYLVGNQVTPADFNSYGSRRGNHEVMMRGTFANIRLTNEMVPGSSGGVTKHMPDGTEMSIYDAAMQYQAEGTPLIVFAGKEYGTGSSRDWAAKGTRLLGVKAVVAESFERIHRSNLVGMGLLPLQFVEGCDRNTLNLDGSETFDLTGLSQGIQPGMIVTLVIHRADGSHEEVPLVCRIDTLDEVEYYRNGGILHYVLRQLLAA comes from the coding sequence GTGAACAGTTTCAACGCCAAAACTACCTTGACCGTTGCCGACAAAACTTACACCGTCTATAGTCTGCCAGAGGCGGCTAAGACCCTGGGGGATGTCAGTCGCCTGCCCTATAGTCTTAAGGTGCTGCTAGAAAACCTGCTGCGCTACGAGGACGGGCGGACTGTCAGTGCTGATGATGTGCGTGCGATCGCAACCTGGCTCCAGACCCGCACCTCCGATCGCGAGATCGCCTACCGTCCAGCCCGCGTGCTGATGCAGGACTTTACCGGGGTGCCAGCGGTGGTCGATTTGGCGGCTATGCGAGATGCGATCGTCAACCTAGGCGGCGACCCCAACAAGATTAACCCCCTGTCTCCTGTGGATCTGGTGATCGACCACTCGGTGATGGTAGACAGCTTCGGCAGTGCCAACGCCTTTCAATCCAACGTTCAGATGGAGTTTCAGCGCAACCACGAGCGCTATGCCTTCCTGCGCTGGGGCCAAAGAGCGTTCGACAACTTCCGGGTAGTGCCCCCTGGCACCGGCATTTGCCACCAAGTCAACCTGGAATATTTGGCTCAGGTCGTTTGGACTAAAGAGGAAAACGGTGAGACCGTTGCCTACCCCGATACGCTAGTCGGCACCGATAGCCACACCACCATGGTCAATGGTCTCTCCGTGCTGGGTTGGGGTGTGGGCGGCATCGAAGCCGAAGCGGCTATGCTAGGCCAGCCCATCTCCATGCTAATCCCTGAAGTGGTGGGCTTTAAGCTGACCGGCCAGCTCCCAGAAGGGGCGACGGCCACCGATCTAGTGCTGACCGTAGTGCAGATGCTGCGGCGGAAAGGAGTAGTAGGCAAATTCGTTGAGTTCTATGGCGAGGGGCTAGCCCACCTGACCTTGGCCGATCGGGCGACGATCAGCAACATGGCTCCTGAGTATGGCGCTACCTGCGGCTTCTTTCCCGTGGATGAAGAAACCATCCGCTATCTGGAGTTCTCTGGGCGTGAGCCAGAGCGAGTGGCCCTGGTAGAAGCCTATGCCAAGGCTCAAGGGCTGTGGCGCTACTCTAATATGCCTGACCCTGTCTTTACCGACTCGCTGGAACTGGATCTGGGTACGGTTGAGCCATCTCTAGCCGGGCCAAAGCGGCCCCAGGACCGGGTGCTGCTGTCTGACTTAGCGGTCCAGTTTAAAGAAAAAGACTTCACGAGCTTCAGTAGTTTGCCCTACAGCGAAAAGCGCTCCGCTCCTGTTCCCGATGCTTCCTATGACTTAACCGATGGAGCGGTTGTAATTGCTGCCATTACTAGCTGCACCAATACCTCCAACCCCTCAGTCATGATTGGAGCTGGTCTGGTCGCCCGCAAGGCCCGAGAAAAAGGGCTAACGGTTAAGCCTTGGGTAAAAACGTCTCTAGCCCCTGGCAGCCAGGTTGTGTCTGACTATCTGCAAAAAGCTGGCTTGCAGGAAGACCTAGATGCTCTGGGTTTTAACCTGGTGGGCTACGGCTGCACCACGTGTATCGGTAACTCTGGGCCGCTGCCCGATCCCATCGTCAGCGCCATCAATGAGAAGGATCTGGTTGTGGGAGCGGTGCTCTCTGGCAACCGCAACTTTGAGGGACGGGTCAGCCCTCATACAAAGGCTAACTACCTGGCATCGCCTCCGTTAGTGGTGGCCTATGCGATCGCAGGCAACCTAGCCATCGACCTCAAAAATGATCCCATTGGTCAAGACTCCAGCGGCAGTCCGGTTTACCTGAAAGACATCTGGCCTTCTACCGAAGAAATTAAGTCCGTAATGGCCGAAGCGCTAACGCCTGAGATGTTCCGCAGCCGCTACGGCAATGTCTTTGACGGCACCCCAGCCTGGCAGCAGATCGGCACCGCCGACAGCCAGACCTACACCTGGGAAGGCTCCAGCACCTATGTCCAAAACCCGCCTTACTTCGAGGGCATGAGCTCCGAGGTCAACGGTCACAGTTTTGCCGATATTGAGGGGGCTCGTCCCCTGGCGATCTTGGGCGATAGCATCACTACCGATCACATCTCGCCTGCCGGATCGATTAAAACCGACAGCCCGGCTGGCAGCTATCTGGTTGGCAACCAGGTCACGCCTGCTGACTTCAACTCCTACGGATCTCGACGTGGCAACCATGAAGTGATGATGCGTGGCACCTTTGCCAACATCCGGCTAACCAATGAAATGGTGCCAGGATCTTCAGGTGGCGTCACCAAGCACATGCCCGATGGCACCGAAATGTCCATCTACGATGCAGCAATGCAGTACCAGGCTGAAGGGACACCGCTGATTGTCTTTGCTGGCAAGGAGTACGGTACTGGGTCTTCCCGCGATTGGGCTGCCAAGGGAACCCGCTTGCTGGGCGTCAAAGCGGTAGTTGCCGAGAGTTTTGAGCGTATTCACCGCTCTAACTTGGTCGGTATGGGGCTGTTGCCCTTGCAGTTTGTGGAGGGGTGCGATCGCAACACCCTCAATCTCGATGGCAGTGAAACCTTTGATCTTACCGGCCTCAGCCAAGGCATCCAGCCAGGTATGATCGTCACGCTGGTAATCCACCGGGCTGATGGCAGCCATGAAGAAGTTCCTCTAGTGTGCCGCATAGACACCCTGGATGAAGTCGAGTACTACCGTAATGGCGGCATTCTCCATTACGTGCTGCGACAGCTTCTAGCCGCCTAA
- a CDS encoding RsmB/NOP family class I SAM-dependent RNA methyltransferase — protein sequence MAQPSNLLIKLSQRLFPEPGERDAFVEALIQPQEFASAILWTRSRPEVDPFPKEAPLSWQPGWVDRLSPSTRPGQHPLHGEGYFYCLDFSSVFAATVLAGIAEPVSTVLDLCAAPGGKSLFAWQALQPDHLWCNEVIRKRVRILISNLKRCGATSSLVFNLDPSVFAEQMPRSANLVLVDAPCSGQSLLAKGETALGCFHPVNLNKNANRQKRILANAAEVVAGQGYLAYMTCTFSPEENEQVCEWFLSKFPQFKPVAVSSLASYQSHLANWPCYRLWPQSGLGAGAFTALFRNTGVEPLASNPTFLDQHGMILYTAEGRPADNRSDG from the coding sequence GTGGCGCAACCTTCCAACCTCCTGATCAAACTGAGCCAGCGGCTATTTCCAGAACCGGGCGAGCGAGATGCCTTTGTTGAGGCCCTGATCCAGCCTCAAGAATTTGCGTCCGCAATTCTGTGGACACGTTCGCGCCCTGAGGTCGATCCGTTCCCAAAGGAGGCTCCTCTGTCCTGGCAGCCCGGTTGGGTAGATCGATTGAGTCCCTCCACTCGACCCGGCCAGCATCCTCTGCATGGCGAAGGCTACTTCTACTGTCTTGATTTCTCCTCTGTTTTTGCGGCGACGGTTTTGGCTGGGATCGCTGAGCCAGTTTCAACCGTTTTGGATCTGTGTGCGGCTCCTGGCGGCAAAAGCCTCTTTGCCTGGCAAGCGCTGCAGCCGGACCATCTCTGGTGCAATGAGGTGATTCGTAAGCGGGTGAGAATCTTAATTTCTAACTTAAAGCGGTGTGGGGCGACCTCATCTCTGGTGTTTAACCTCGATCCGTCAGTCTTTGCCGAGCAGATGCCTCGATCGGCCAACCTAGTGCTGGTGGATGCGCCCTGCAGCGGTCAATCGCTGTTGGCTAAGGGAGAGACGGCGTTGGGCTGCTTTCATCCGGTCAACCTCAACAAGAATGCCAATCGACAAAAGCGGATTCTGGCTAATGCAGCTGAAGTGGTAGCCGGACAGGGGTATCTCGCCTACATGACCTGCACGTTTTCGCCTGAAGAAAATGAGCAGGTGTGTGAGTGGTTTCTCAGCAAATTTCCCCAGTTCAAACCTGTTGCGGTGAGCTCACTAGCATCGTATCAGTCCCATTTGGCAAACTGGCCCTGCTACCGGCTCTGGCCCCAGTCGGGTTTAGGGGCAGGCGCGTTTACCGCTCTGTTTCGTAATACAGGGGTTGAACCGCTGGCTTCTAATCCAACTTTTTTAGATCAACACGGCATGATCTTGTACACAGCAGAGGGTCGTCCTGCGGACAATAGAAGTGATGGGTGA
- a CDS encoding ATP-binding protein encodes MARAAKPKESPVIGTVKGPGENGNQYVFITANNRQVKIGEFVYYSIDLPDLGETAQILGKISDRCLIDHLPDRIFADTEISPDAIAALVGFAYPNPEIYEVTVDVIGYFHPALGFINPRITPDPGAKVCLTDDETLRHVVNKKQPGDVGSAHVGSLLLRPGNAVPIALDVKELVSTHMAILAGTGSGKSYTAGVLIEELMRPYNRAAVLIFDPHGEYGTLADMRGHTSFEAEDGYSPDVKILTPEDIRIRMSSLDYYDILTLLPDMSDRQQAILNKAFSLLTKHRKGDYRWDVQDLISAVYESDRSTDEEGNEKTGSSAPAIEWKLSKLERSEYFHRMQHLAPKDLFEPGRVTVLQMNEISQEEQQVICAAVLRQSYQARMNTARDKISADDENYLPYPVFILIEEAHRFAPANEPSRCKMILRTILSEGRKFGMGVGLITQRPGKLDSDVLSQCMSQFLMRIVNPVDQESLKYGVEAAGRDLLKELPSLTKGQVIISGACVNTPVLCQIRKRLTKHGGETMDAPQEWMGHFQNHRIKSRQIEQAPVATGVKKAETVRGFSID; translated from the coding sequence ATGGCGCGGGCAGCAAAGCCGAAGGAATCCCCGGTAATTGGCACGGTCAAAGGACCGGGGGAAAACGGTAATCAATACGTTTTTATTACGGCTAACAACCGGCAGGTCAAAATTGGGGAATTTGTCTACTACAGCATCGACTTACCAGATCTGGGCGAGACGGCTCAAATCTTGGGCAAGATTTCCGACCGCTGCCTAATCGACCACCTGCCTGATCGCATTTTTGCTGATACCGAGATCAGCCCGGATGCGATCGCAGCCCTAGTCGGCTTTGCCTACCCCAACCCCGAGATCTACGAAGTTACCGTCGATGTCATCGGCTACTTTCACCCAGCCCTTGGTTTCATCAACCCGCGCATCACGCCCGATCCGGGGGCGAAGGTTTGCCTGACCGATGATGAAACGCTGCGCCATGTAGTCAACAAAAAACAGCCCGGTGATGTTGGCTCAGCCCATGTTGGCTCCCTGCTGCTGCGCCCTGGTAATGCCGTTCCCATAGCCCTAGACGTGAAGGAACTGGTCAGCACTCACATGGCGATTCTAGCTGGGACGGGTTCCGGCAAGTCCTATACGGCAGGGGTGCTGATTGAAGAACTGATGCGGCCCTACAACCGCGCTGCCGTCCTCATTTTCGACCCCCACGGTGAGTACGGTACCCTAGCCGACATGCGAGGGCATACTAGCTTCGAGGCAGAGGACGGCTATAGTCCGGATGTGAAGATCTTGACGCCAGAAGACATTCGCATTCGCATGTCTTCCCTCGACTACTACGATATTTTGACCCTGCTGCCGGACATGAGCGATCGCCAGCAGGCCATTCTCAACAAGGCCTTTAGCCTGCTGACGAAGCACCGCAAGGGCGACTATCGCTGGGATGTGCAGGATTTGATTTCGGCGGTGTATGAAAGCGATCGCAGCACCGACGAAGAAGGCAATGAAAAAACTGGCTCCTCGGCTCCTGCTATTGAGTGGAAGCTCAGCAAGCTAGAGCGCTCCGAGTACTTTCACCGGATGCAGCACCTGGCTCCCAAGGATTTGTTTGAGCCGGGCCGGGTAACGGTTTTGCAAATGAACGAGATTAGCCAGGAGGAACAGCAGGTGATCTGTGCAGCGGTGCTGCGCCAGAGCTATCAGGCCCGCATGAACACGGCCCGGGACAAAATCAGTGCCGACGATGAAAACTACCTGCCCTATCCGGTTTTCATTCTGATCGAAGAAGCCCACCGCTTTGCCCCAGCCAACGAACCCTCCCGCTGCAAAATGATTCTCCGCACCATTCTCAGCGAGGGCCGTAAGTTTGGCATGGGCGTGGGCCTAATCACCCAACGCCCCGGTAAGCTCGACTCCGATGTGCTCTCTCAGTGCATGAGCCAGTTTCTGATGCGGATTGTTAACCCAGTGGATCAGGAGAGCCTGAAGTACGGCGTTGAAGCAGCAGGCCGGGACTTGCTTAAGGAACTGCCTTCACTGACCAAAGGTCAGGTCATTATTTCGGGGGCCTGCGTCAACACGCCAGTCTTGTGCCAAATCCGCAAGCGCCTGACTAAGCATGGCGGCGAAACGATGGATGCGCCCCAGGAGTGGATGGGCCATTTTCAAAACCACCGGATTAAGTCGCGCCAGATTGAGCAAGCTCCCGTTGCTACCGGAGTCAAAAAGGCAGAAACCGTACGCGGCTTCAGCATTGATTAG
- a CDS encoding HAMP domain-containing sensor histidine kinase has product MGSNAADWGRGLTIKSAPLEATCQLLIETMVLNNSLMLLAVPSSKGTSGAAGSLPEQRVASLTDMNLLTRTLTHALYSDSPLPDLASGLGIQLAADACVFIGRHLPTGKITLTLWQPQTLAQVWQFCPNLSASLEAAQLALKLIREACRAADAEWQQALERLLSLGNGGDWLREMRSHYITPIRASAETEGIVLLLSQEEHSGRTLHPALAEEIGALVALAFHQHHLHQQAQHSLEQLRYLNQLKDDFLSTLNHELRTPLTSMMLAIRMLRRPDLTPERKAMYLDILEQQCSREVTLVNDLLALQAIESGSAQVTLSPLNLNHFLRSLATAQQDSFDQANLSLHLELPQRWITVETEANNLSRIFQELLSNARKYAEPGTTVILSADSNSADPDSVIIRLQSEGAGIEPAELPHIFDKFRRGQGVTQRAIPGTGTGLALVKGLVQQIHGQISVTSQPTAQKNCWKTCFTIYLPHHAVKSLVTG; this is encoded by the coding sequence ATGGGTAGCAACGCCGCAGACTGGGGTCGTGGGCTGACGATCAAGAGCGCACCGCTAGAGGCTACTTGTCAACTCCTAATCGAGACTATGGTACTCAACAATTCTCTAATGCTGTTGGCTGTGCCCTCTTCAAAGGGTACCTCTGGTGCCGCCGGTTCTCTGCCCGAACAGCGAGTTGCTTCGTTAACGGACATGAATCTTCTCACCCGCACTCTCACCCATGCGCTTTATAGCGATAGTCCGCTGCCAGATCTGGCCTCGGGATTGGGCATTCAGCTAGCGGCAGATGCCTGTGTATTTATCGGACGGCACCTGCCCACAGGCAAGATTACCCTGACCCTTTGGCAGCCTCAGACCTTGGCCCAGGTTTGGCAATTTTGCCCAAACTTATCCGCTAGCCTAGAAGCTGCTCAGCTCGCTCTGAAACTGATTCGAGAAGCCTGTCGAGCTGCCGACGCCGAGTGGCAACAGGCTCTAGAACGCCTGCTCAGTCTAGGGAATGGTGGGGATTGGCTGAGGGAAATGAGATCGCACTACATCACCCCGATCAGAGCTTCGGCTGAAACCGAGGGAATTGTGCTGCTGCTGAGTCAAGAAGAGCATTCAGGGCGAACGCTCCATCCCGCCTTGGCCGAAGAGATCGGGGCTTTGGTGGCCCTAGCTTTTCACCAGCACCACCTGCACCAGCAGGCCCAACACAGCCTTGAGCAGCTGCGCTACCTCAACCAGCTCAAAGACGACTTTCTCAGCACCCTCAATCACGAACTGCGAACACCCTTGACTAGCATGATGCTGGCCATTCGGATGCTGCGGCGACCTGATCTAACGCCCGAGCGCAAAGCAATGTATCTAGACATTCTGGAGCAGCAGTGTTCGCGGGAGGTGACGCTGGTCAACGATCTGTTGGCCCTTCAGGCGATTGAATCGGGCAGCGCTCAGGTGACCCTGTCGCCTCTCAATCTGAACCACTTTTTGAGATCGCTGGCAACGGCGCAGCAAGACAGCTTCGACCAAGCCAATTTGAGCCTGCACCTGGAGTTGCCCCAGCGGTGGATCACCGTAGAAACAGAGGCTAACAACCTATCTCGAATCTTTCAGGAGCTGTTGAGCAATGCCCGCAAATATGCCGAGCCTGGAACCACCGTGATCCTTTCAGCTGACTCCAACTCAGCCGATCCTGATTCTGTAATCATCAGGCTGCAGAGTGAAGGAGCTGGTATTGAGCCAGCAGAGTTGCCCCACATCTTTGATAAATTTCGGCGTGGGCAGGGCGTTACTCAACGGGCAATTCCGGGAACAGGGACAGGTCTGGCTTTGGTCAAAGGGCTAGTGCAGCAAATACACGGCCAAATATCAGTTACCAGCCAGCCCACCGCTCAAAAAAACTGCTGGAAGACCTGCTTCACAATCTACCTACCGCACCATGCCGTCAAGTCCCTCGTCACAGGATAA
- a CDS encoding SRPBCC family protein yields MSQHPTNTDRSVPIELSVADPLANVPTGSTMQVALGEVEIFTQKLEGRQRRITAAIHIPSGLDQVWQVLTDYEHLADFIPNLTQSKRLPHPAGGIRLEQIGAQCFLNIKFCARVVLDMAERFPQELSFSMVEGDFRQFEGAWKLEPISLAEGEATRLVYDLKVLPPRAMPAGLIERHIRHNLSENLTAIRDRTVQLFAIA; encoded by the coding sequence ATGAGCCAACATCCTACCAACACCGACCGCTCAGTTCCCATCGAGCTCTCCGTAGCTGACCCGCTGGCCAATGTGCCCACGGGAAGTACGATGCAGGTTGCTCTGGGAGAGGTTGAGATTTTTACCCAAAAGCTAGAAGGACGGCAGCGACGTATCACGGCTGCTATCCACATTCCTTCGGGCCTGGATCAGGTCTGGCAGGTACTCACTGATTACGAGCACTTGGCTGACTTCATTCCCAATTTGACTCAGAGCAAGCGGCTGCCTCACCCAGCGGGCGGCATTCGGCTAGAGCAGATTGGGGCTCAGTGCTTCCTTAATATCAAGTTCTGCGCTCGAGTCGTGCTAGACATGGCCGAACGCTTTCCCCAGGAACTAAGCTTTTCTATGGTGGAGGGAGACTTCCGCCAGTTTGAAGGGGCTTGGAAGCTAGAGCCGATCTCTTTGGCCGAAGGTGAAGCGACGCGGCTGGTGTACGACCTGAAGGTGCTGCCGCCCCGAGCCATGCCCGCCGGACTGATCGAGCGGCACATCCGCCACAACCTATCAGAGAATCTGACGGCAATCCGCGATCGCACCGTGCAGCTATTTGCGATCGCATAA